In Bacillus weihaiensis, the genomic stretch CGACTATTTTGTGACATCCGAGTTAGAAGAATAGAAAAACGAAGTTGAAATTTTTATCTACTCTTATCCTTGAACAACAGCTTAGAAAGTCACATAGACTGAAGACAAACTCAGGTAAAAATCGGGCTTGCCTACAGATACAAAAGAACCGAGGAATTAGCTCCTCGGTTCTTTTAAGTAATGATATATAATACTGCCACCTTGCTGTGCAATACCTCTGAAATGTTTAAAATCCTCTCGATTTACTAGAATTGTTCGCAAGGATAAAAATTGATCTTTAGGTACATGATATTCATTCAAGTCCCCATTTTTCAACTGATCTAGCATTTCATTTATTGTACTTGAATCCATCTTTTGCCCTCACTTTTTACATAACATGAATTTATAGTATATCACTTTGTATCACTCAATGAATATATTTTAACGCCTCTTCGACTTCCTTTAGACCTGAAGTAATTTCAAATACCTCATTTTTTGCTTCCATCATCGTTAAGCTTGCAATAAGTGTTTTTGCAACAGCTTCACGAGAGATTGTCAAACTTTTATCAGGCAATGAAACCTTTGCAGTAATGAGAGTTTGTTCTTTCTCGTTTGACAAACTCGTAGGTCGAACAATCGTATAAGGGACACCAGACTTCATTAAATATTCATCAGCGTTTTGTTTCGCCGTTAAATAATGCCTCATTTCCTCAGGAGCCACCTCAGGAGAATCCGCTCCTACTGAACTTAACATAACAAAATGCTTTATGTCATTGCTTTTAGCTAAATCAATTGCTTTCTTAGCACCTTCTTGATCAACTGATATTGTTTTCTCAGGTCCTGTCTTTGATCCTGAGCCAGCTGCAAAAATACAAGCATCTATTTCAGTAAAAGCATGCTCCATATCCCCCTCAAGATTTGCCACCACAATGTGATCTGCCCCTAATTCTTTCAACTCTTCACCTTGCTTTTCTTCTCTAACCATAGCAGTCGTTTCATGTTGATTATTTTGTTTTAATTGACTAATAAGATTTCTTCCAGTATGTCCATTTGCACCAATAATGAGAATATTCATAGAGTATCATCCTTTTTTTAGGCTGTAGAATGGTCGTTGCTTGTCCATAATGACAACAGGTTTGATTAATATTTCAGTTTATTCCATGATGAAGAGTCGTAGACAAACCTTCTTATTGCCAAAGAAAACAACAACCATCTATCAATAGCCATTAATTAATGTCTACTAAAGAATTTCCCTATTTTATAGCAAGTAAAACAAGTAAAAAAACAAATCATTATTTCACTATATATTTTAGGTGCTTTCAATCTTCCGCACAAACCCTTCCATCATCTGTAAAAAAAAATAACAAATTGTTTGGAAACCCTTTACTTACAGAAAAAAATAGTGTTAAATAATTCTAATAGAGGTTTTCCCTTTCATTATTGAAGTGCTTTTGGCTCGAAGCACCAACAAATACGTAAAATAATCACACATATAAAAAGAGTAGTTGATTGTTGAAGAATCTGTAAAGGAGCGAGGCAATGAAGATCGCTAAAGTTGGAAGTATCATTGAATTTAGAGACGGATTAACAGGTGTAGTTGAAAAAGTAAATGAAAATTCTGTTATTGTTGATTTAACATATATGGAAAACTTCAGAGACTTAGATCTTGATAGACGCACTGTTGTTAATCACAAAAACTATAAAATTATTAAGGATTCATTTTCCTAAAATAGCTAACAATTGACTGAGACTAGAGCATTTCAGTCAATGAGAAACCCGAACAATAGGGAAGATATGCACCTATTGTTCGGGTTTTTATGTGTTTGATATAAGTTCTATAATCACTCGTTAAGGAGTGAAAGCACTCAACTACCTGCCAAAGAAAGTTTAGAGAAGACCTAGATCTCACTGAGTCGCGTAGGGAGGATCAGCTTTCTTATTATGGAAAAGAAAGTTCATTTCTCCCACGCTTTTACTTCCTATTTAATTTTAAAAAAGACACTCCACTTATAGAGCGTCAGTTCATTAAACCTTCATCTATGTATACTTCCATGCCTTCTTCTTCTAAGCATTCACCAAAAAATTTCACTGCTTTTTTATAATCATAGTTAATTATGTTTAAATCTTGATCATCAGCATCATAAACGGCTACTACAGCATCGTTTGCATAAAGATTGATATAATCATCATCTGATCCTTTTAAATGTGCCTCTACGCTGAATTCCTGTCCCTTTACTACTTCTTTGTTTGACTTTAGTGCCCTCGATAATAAGTGTTTGATTTCATTCATTTTTCTATTCTCCTAAAATGTGCCTTTATATGGTTGTACCATAATGAAGATGCTTTGTACAATTTTCCTCAGTCCTTATCTCAGAGCTCTTAGAAAAAATTCTCTCTTATAGGAAGATTCTAGCTTAAGCCAAAAAGAAAAGACTGTAGGTAGCTAAATTCATATCGAGCATATCTACAGTCTTTAGAAAGTTCCATTATGTGATAACCTTTGTCCTTTATCGATTATCAATTGTTTCAGGATACAAATCATGATTCATCATACGGTATTCAGCCATCTTCTCATACTTCGTTCCTGGTTTCCCATAGTTTGTATAAGGGTCAATTGAAATACCTCCACGTGGCGTAAATTTACCCCATACTTCAATATAACGTGGGTCCATTAATTCAATTAAATCATTCATAATAATATTCATACAGTCTTCGTGGAAATCTCCATGATTTCTGAAGCTAAATAAATATAGCTTTAGTGATTTACTTTCAACCATTTTAACATCTGGGATGTAGCTAATATAAATAGTAGCGAAATCTGGTTGCCCTGTTTTTGGGCATAAGCTTGTGAATTCCGGGCAATTAAATTTAACAAAATAATCACGGTTTTGGTGTTTATTATCAAAAGACTCTAAAATACTTGGTGAATACTCAAATAAATAATTCGTACCTTGGTTTCCTAATAACGTAACATCTTGTAGTTCTTCATCTTTTCTTCCTGACATCTACTTTTCCTCTTTTCTATCTAAATTTATTATACACCGCGTTTGTTTCCCCAAATCAATGTATGAAGCTGTGGTAACACTCTCACAGCATTTAACTCTTTATCCGCAATGACTTGATCAATAAGCCATTCATATCTAGTAAGTAGTTTCTCAACTAATTGTTTTGTTTCTGCTTGATAGATATCTTCGTTTCCTACCTGTAAGTAAAAGGGGATATCTGGATAACGAAGATGTACGTTTTTGGCATACTCTAAGTCTTCTAGATTAAAGATAACGACTTTTAGGCTTATCGAATGTTTGTCGCCCTCTACTTTGACACGTGAAATGATCTCATCTAATTTCATGAAATCGGTTCTCATCCCCGAACTAGGGGGCTTAGGTGAAATCGTTAAATCATCTATTTCTTTCAACCATTCTTGATATTTACTTCCCTGTGTCTCAATGGCAATCTTTTTTCCCTTTTCTTTTAATAGAGTGATAAACTCTTGTAAATTTGCTAATAAAGCTGGATTTCCACCTGATATTGTTACATGAGAAAACCGATCCTCTCCAAGCTGTACTAGCTCTTCCCAAATCTCCTCAGCAGATAATTGACGAATATCATCTTTAGCTGAACCGTCCCATGTAAAAGCAGAATCACACCAACTACAAGAATAATCACAGCCTGCTGTTCGAACAAACATCGTTTTTTGCCCGATGACCATTCCTTCCCCTTGAATGGTAGGACCGAACACTTCTAATACTGGGATTTTTTTCAACGGTGACCCTCCTTTTTCTTCTTCGGACGGTACACTACATAGCTGGTTGGTGTTTCTCTTACAAAAACCTGTACACATTTCGGTTGATTATCCTTTTGATCTAGGTCATTTTGAACGACTTCATAGATTGCGCGTGCAACACCTTCAGTGGTCGGAAAATAAGTAGGATCCTTCTCTGAAAATAAGTCTTTATGATCATTTAGAATCGTATGATCAAAGCGTTTATGGATGAGTCTTTTTAATGAAGCAAAGTTCACTAAAAAACCTGTTTCATCTAACTCATCACCTGCAATTGTGATATTTACAAAATAGGTATGTCCATGCACGTTCTGACATTTCCCAGCATCTTCATGTGGGATATAGTGGGCAGCTGCGATATGCATATCCTTATTCAATTCAAATTGATAATCATGCTGTACTTGAGGATATATTTGTTGAATCATCTTATTTCACACCTTTTTCATGGAGATATTCATTAAGGCCTTTTTGTCGAAGCTCACACGCTGGACATTCTCCACATCCATCAGCAATAATTCCGTTATAGCACGTTAATGTTTTTTCACGAACAAAATTAAGGACACCTAAGTCGTCCGCAAGCTTCCACGTTTCCGCTTTATTAATCCACATAAGTGGAGTATGGATAACAAAAGGTTTATCTAAAGCAAGATTTAACGTCACATTACAAGATTTCACAAAGGCATCTCGACAGTCTGGATAGCCGCTGAAATCTGTTTCACAAACCCCTGTTACAATGTGCTTGGCACCAATTTGATTTGCTAGAATGGTCGCAAAGGATAAGAACAGAAGATTTCTCCCAGGAACAAATGTTGAAGGAAGCTCACCGTCCTTTTGTTCGATTTCAATATCAGCTCTAGTTAAAGCGTTAGGGGCAAGTTGATTAAGCAAGGACATGTCTAATAGATGGTGTTGAATTCCTAACTCTTTTGCAATAGATGAAGCAACTTCTATTTCTGCGCTATGACGTTGATTGTAGTTGAACGTTACCGCAACAACTTCTTTAAATTGTTTCATTGCCCAAAATAAGCATGTTGTACTATCCTGTCCTCCACTAAATACAACTACTGCTTTATCATTTTTCATTTTCATCTCGTTCCTTTCATCCACGTATAAACAAGTTTTACTGAGATAAACTATTTTATTAAGAAGGTTATTTCATGGGGTTAACTAACACTATTTTCCTATAAGAAATCGCAAGGATCCGCATATCAAAGACAGAATAAGTGAATAGGAACAATTAGCATTATTTACCTTACATTCCTATCTGACTTATAATTCAAGCCGATCGTTCCTAGAGCTAACCACCAAAACGACGTACCATATTTTCTTATAACAACAAAAAAACACCTTCGAATTCATTCGAGGTGTCTAGCGTTCATCTAAAAAATAACGTATCTCACTTGAGATATCATAGTTTTTTATAGAGGGTTGTGCTAGAACCTCTCCCGTTTAACTTAAACGGATTTTCTTTTCATTTTTCAACTAGGAAACTATAACATGAAATACTATGATTTGCAATGATATTTGTACGTGGGGTGAATAGAATGTCCTTTAAGCAGCTTGTCATAATTGTCCGAAATAGCTTTTGGTATTTACCGACTTTATATGGGATTATAGCAATTGCACTTGCGATTATCAGTATGTTTATTGATCGTTACCTTGCGTCACTAACACTTTATGAGCAAATACCGAGCGTGTTTCTGTCAGATATTAATCTTTCCCAAACTATTTTGAGTGCATTAGCAACATCTCTGTTAACGATGACTACGATTACTTTTTCCTCGATACTAGTTGTTCTAACAACGTATCTCTCACAATTTTCACCAAGAACACTTCAGAACTTTATTACGGACCATCATACACAACGGGTTCTTGGCATTTTTATTGGTGGATTTATTTATACAGTAATTTTGCTGCTTCTAGTAAGAGAAAATGATGTAAGCTCTACATTTATTGTTCCTACTTTTGCTATTTTAGTTTCCTTTATATGCTTAGGTATGTTCGTTTTTTTCATACATCATGTAACAACATGGATTAAAGTAAGCAATTTAATTTTTAATATTACATCTAAGACCATTACATCTATCCACCAGCATTATGTGAATGAAGAACGTTATCAGGAAGCTCCTCCTTGGGAAAGCTGGGAGTTTGAAGAACTTGCTACAATTCAGCCGCTTCAATTAAAGAGCAAAAAATCGGGATATATTGAATACATTGAGATTGAGAAACTATTGCAACAAGCTATAAAAGATAATGTCATTGTTAAAATTGAGCAGGATCTAGGTAAATATGTAGACAAAGATACTCCTTTGTTTTCGATTTGGCACTTAACAAATAAAACACATTTACCTGTATATTTAAGTTTCATGACCATCTCTTCAGACCAAGAACCGGTTCAAGATGTAAACTTCGGTCTACAAAAGCTAGTAGAAATTGCTTTACGTGCGGTTTCACCAGGAATAAATGATCCTTATACAGCTATAAATAGCATTAATCATTTAGCCAAAATCCTGTCTTTGTTAGGCAAAAAACATTTAGCTACCCCTTACCATTTTGACCGTCACCATCAGCTACGGATTATTTTCGAAAAACCAGCATTTGAGGATTATTTATATGAAAGCTTCTATCAAATAAGATACTATGCACAAGAGGATGTTTCGGTTATGGCTGCAATTCTTAAAGCCCTAGCATTTATTGCACAAGGAAATTCTAGTGTTATTAAACAAAGTGTATGGGAATTCACCTTGTATATTATAGAAGGGTTAAATAGGGTCGACTGGCTAACTAAGGATCGTGAATTTTTAAATAAAAAGCTCTATCACATCGCTAAGAACTGTGAAAAACAAAAAAAGGCACCTTCCATACTTTTATGAATCAAGAGTAGTAGGCTAATGAGATGGTTGTTGATTTTAAACTGATAGCGTGACAATCCATGCATTTTCCATTCACTTCATAAGGAGCTATTTACTAACGAAAAGTATCACTCACTTCTTAGCGTGTAAAAAAAAACAGGCTTAGCACCTGTTTTTTTACACGTTATTCTCCTTTTTTCTTGCCGCCTTCTTCTGCAAGTTGGTCAAATGATTTCACTTTACCATGAGGATTTTG encodes the following:
- a CDS encoding SDR family oxidoreductase; the encoded protein is MNILIIGANGHTGRNLISQLKQNNQHETTAMVREEKQGEELKELGADHIVVANLEGDMEHAFTEIDACIFAAGSGSKTGPEKTISVDQEGAKKAIDLAKSNDIKHFVMLSSVGADSPEVAPEEMRHYLTAKQNADEYLMKSGVPYTIVRPTSLSNEKEQTLITAKVSLPDKSLTISREAVAKTLIASLTMMEAKNEVFEITSGLKEVEEALKYIH
- a CDS encoding YkvS family protein, yielding MKIAKVGSIIEFRDGLTGVVEKVNENSVIVDLTYMENFRDLDLDRRTVVNHKNYKIIKDSFS
- the queF gene encoding preQ(1) synthase, with the translated sequence MSGRKDEELQDVTLLGNQGTNYLFEYSPSILESFDNKHQNRDYFVKFNCPEFTSLCPKTGQPDFATIYISYIPDVKMVESKSLKLYLFSFRNHGDFHEDCMNIIMNDLIELMDPRYIEVWGKFTPRGGISIDPYTNYGKPGTKYEKMAEYRMMNHDLYPETIDNR
- the queE gene encoding 7-carboxy-7-deazaguanine synthase QueE; this encodes MKKIPVLEVFGPTIQGEGMVIGQKTMFVRTAGCDYSCSWCDSAFTWDGSAKDDIRQLSAEEIWEELVQLGEDRFSHVTISGGNPALLANLQEFITLLKEKGKKIAIETQGSKYQEWLKEIDDLTISPKPPSSGMRTDFMKLDEIISRVKVEGDKHSISLKVVIFNLEDLEYAKNVHLRYPDIPFYLQVGNEDIYQAETKQLVEKLLTRYEWLIDQVIADKELNAVRVLPQLHTLIWGNKRGV
- the queD gene encoding 6-carboxytetrahydropterin synthase QueD — encoded protein: MIQQIYPQVQHDYQFELNKDMHIAAAHYIPHEDAGKCQNVHGHTYFVNITIAGDELDETGFLVNFASLKRLIHKRFDHTILNDHKDLFSEKDPTYFPTTEGVARAIYEVVQNDLDQKDNQPKCVQVFVRETPTSYVVYRPKKKKEGHR
- the queC gene encoding 7-cyano-7-deazaguanine synthase QueC; translated protein: MKNDKAVVVFSGGQDSTTCLFWAMKQFKEVVAVTFNYNQRHSAEIEVASSIAKELGIQHHLLDMSLLNQLAPNALTRADIEIEQKDGELPSTFVPGRNLLFLSFATILANQIGAKHIVTGVCETDFSGYPDCRDAFVKSCNVTLNLALDKPFVIHTPLMWINKAETWKLADDLGVLNFVREKTLTCYNGIIADGCGECPACELRQKGLNEYLHEKGVK
- a CDS encoding DUF2254 domain-containing protein; translation: MSFKQLVIIVRNSFWYLPTLYGIIAIALAIISMFIDRYLASLTLYEQIPSVFLSDINLSQTILSALATSLLTMTTITFSSILVVLTTYLSQFSPRTLQNFITDHHTQRVLGIFIGGFIYTVILLLLVRENDVSSTFIVPTFAILVSFICLGMFVFFIHHVTTWIKVSNLIFNITSKTITSIHQHYVNEERYQEAPPWESWEFEELATIQPLQLKSKKSGYIEYIEIEKLLQQAIKDNVIVKIEQDLGKYVDKDTPLFSIWHLTNKTHLPVYLSFMTISSDQEPVQDVNFGLQKLVEIALRAVSPGINDPYTAINSINHLAKILSLLGKKHLATPYHFDRHHQLRIIFEKPAFEDYLYESFYQIRYYAQEDVSVMAAILKALAFIAQGNSSVIKQSVWEFTLYIIEGLNRVDWLTKDREFLNKKLYHIAKNCEKQKKAPSILL
- a CDS encoding DUF6254 family protein produces the protein MTQSKSQQERQWAVRKQSQNPHGKVKSFDQLAEEGGKKKGE